In one window of Deinococcus radiotolerans DNA:
- a CDS encoding DUF6174 domain-containing protein, with product MTRTRAHRPLRPLLTGLLAAALGSAALAGGGQTPPTGAPTTAPFGCRAGYVRPDFAALNAQLNRARTLWAAQHPASYTYDVDQIAAPVLFPGTRVTVQAGRVTGTALAPGQEGTVNPTLAGRTVDARFTDMAATLNAQAKAPCPLVEQSFDPQLGYPTRFASGLGDAGIADGFGEWRITNFTRTN from the coding sequence ATGACCCGCACCCGCGCCCACCGTCCCCTGCGTCCTCTCCTGACGGGCCTGCTGGCCGCTGCGCTCGGCAGCGCCGCCCTCGCCGGAGGCGGACAGACCCCGCCCACCGGCGCGCCCACCACCGCGCCCTTCGGCTGCCGCGCCGGGTACGTCCGCCCGGACTTCGCCGCCCTGAACGCCCAGCTGAACCGCGCCCGCACCCTGTGGGCCGCCCAGCACCCCGCCAGCTACACCTACGACGTCGATCAGATCGCCGCGCCTGTCCTGTTTCCCGGCACCCGCGTGACTGTTCAGGCAGGCCGCGTGACCGGCACGGCCCTGGCCCCCGGGCAGGAGGGCACCGTGAACCCCACCCTGGCCGGGCGCACAGTGGACGCCCGCTTCACCGACATGGCCGCCACGCTGAACGCCCAGGCGAAAGCCCCCTGCCCGCTGGTCGAGCAGAGCTTCGACCCGCAGCTGGGCTACCCCACCCGCTTCGCGTCCGGCCTGGGTGACGCGGGCATCGCGGACGGCTTCGGCGAGTGGCGCATCACGAACTTCACCAGAACGAATTGA
- a CDS encoding CBS domain-containing protein, with the protein MTTPLLVKDAMHARAVTLFPHSTLTDAVVTMQELRVKRLPVVQDGRVVGIVTDGEVRRTLPTLSEGLTPWAFTDRVGRVRARDIMRHPVLTVTPDAPLTAALRLMLDRRVGGLPVVDEDGELRGMLTLTDVLRAEGRAARLHWGAVEQHMTRGVVTVTPGTPASEAAATLKITRLHVLPVVQGTQLRGVLHEKDLTAAVDRAGATHGPTVLADQFFLNGLTAADLMRPPTGYVTESVPMRDALIRMLNLDVHGLPVITEDGDLLGVVTISDVIRTVLGESVGTGGATT; encoded by the coding sequence ATGACCACCCCCCTGCTCGTGAAGGACGCCATGCACGCCCGCGCCGTCACCCTCTTCCCCCACAGCACCCTGACGGACGCCGTGGTCACCATGCAGGAACTGCGCGTCAAGCGCCTGCCGGTGGTGCAGGACGGCCGCGTGGTCGGGATCGTGACGGACGGCGAGGTGCGCCGCACGCTGCCCACCCTGAGCGAGGGCCTCACCCCGTGGGCGTTCACGGACCGCGTGGGGCGCGTGCGGGCGCGGGACATCATGCGTCACCCGGTGCTGACGGTCACGCCCGACGCGCCCCTGACGGCGGCGCTGCGGCTGATGCTGGACCGGCGCGTGGGGGGCCTGCCCGTCGTGGACGAGGACGGCGAGCTGCGCGGCATGCTGACCCTGACGGACGTCCTGCGGGCCGAGGGCCGCGCCGCGCGGCTGCACTGGGGCGCGGTCGAGCAGCACATGACCAGGGGCGTCGTGACCGTCACGCCCGGCACGCCCGCCAGCGAGGCCGCCGCCACGCTGAAGATCACGCGCCTGCACGTCCTGCCCGTCGTGCAGGGCACCCAGCTGCGCGGCGTGCTGCACGAGAAGGACCTCACGGCCGCCGTGGACCGCGCTGGGGCGACCCACGGACCCACCGTCCTGGCCGACCAGTTCTTCCTGAACGGCCTGACCGCCGCGGACCTGATGCGCCCCCCCACCGGGTACGTCACCGAGAGCGTCCCCATGCGTGACGCCCTGATCCGCATGCTGAACCTGGACGTGCACGGCCTGCCGGTCATCACGGAGGATGGGGACCTGCTGGGCGTCGTGACGATCAGCGACGTGATCCGCACCGTGCTGGGCGAGAGCGTGGGCACAGGCGGGGCGACTACCTAG
- the dgt gene encoding dGTP triphosphohydrolase — protein sequence MFTRPDLEAREAAMLAPYATLSRDHGGREHAEDESETRTAFQKDRDRVLHTTAFRRLEAKTQVFLSAAGDHYRTRLTHTLEVQQVARSVALSLGLNETLSETIALAHDLGHPPFGHAGERVLNQLLSDEGGFNHNLQARRIVTLLEHPKSEYPGLNLTHDTLDGLNKHHRAGLGQPSLEAQLVDAADALAYTAHDLDDGLRSGLITPAQLSELPLWAELTRRAGVHGHDLSEQGRRTLHRQLLGWLIKDLTHASHASIRQSGVTTPAEVRAQPTRLITYSSDMHALLRDTGTFLREHLYRHWRVEMQVEQATQVLQSLYHALMNRPSMLPPTYRALAASEGQPRATCDYLSGMTDRYALDTHATITPGGPATLWPR from the coding sequence ATGTTCACCCGCCCGGACCTGGAAGCGCGCGAGGCCGCCATGCTGGCCCCCTACGCCACCCTCAGCCGCGACCACGGCGGACGCGAACACGCAGAAGACGAAAGCGAGACCCGCACTGCCTTCCAGAAGGACCGCGACCGGGTGCTGCACACCACCGCCTTCCGCCGCCTGGAAGCCAAGACGCAGGTGTTCCTCTCGGCCGCCGGGGACCACTACCGCACCCGCCTGACCCACACCCTGGAGGTTCAGCAGGTCGCGCGCAGCGTCGCCCTGAGCCTCGGCCTGAACGAGACGCTCTCCGAGACCATCGCCCTGGCCCACGACCTCGGCCACCCCCCGTTCGGGCACGCCGGGGAACGCGTCCTGAACCAGCTGCTCTCGGATGAGGGCGGCTTCAACCACAACCTCCAGGCGCGGCGCATCGTCACGCTGCTCGAACACCCCAAGAGCGAGTACCCGGGCCTGAACCTCACGCACGACACCCTGGACGGCCTGAACAAACACCACCGCGCGGGCCTGGGCCAACCCAGCCTGGAAGCGCAGCTCGTGGACGCCGCCGACGCCCTGGCGTACACCGCGCACGACCTCGACGACGGCCTGCGCAGCGGCCTGATCACCCCCGCGCAACTGAGTGAACTGCCCCTGTGGGCCGAACTCACCCGCCGCGCCGGCGTGCACGGCCACGACCTGAGCGAACAGGGCCGCCGCACCCTGCACCGCCAGCTCCTCGGGTGGCTGATCAAGGACCTCACGCACGCCAGCCACGCCAGCATCCGTCAGAGCGGCGTCACCACCCCCGCCGAGGTCCGCGCGCAGCCCACCCGACTCATCACGTACAGCTCCGACATGCACGCCCTGCTGCGCGACACCGGCACGTTCCTGCGCGAGCACCTCTACCGCCACTGGCGGGTCGAGATGCAGGTCGAACAGGCCACCCAGGTCCTCCAGAGCCTGTACCACGCCCTGATGAACCGCCCCAGCATGCTCCCGCCCACCTACCGCGCCCTGGCCGCCAGCGAAGGCCAGCCGCGCGCCACCTGCGACTACCTCAGCGGCATGACCGACCGCTACGCACTGGACACGCACGCCACCATCACCCCCGGCGGCCCCGCCACCCTCTGGCCCCGCTGA
- a CDS encoding NUDIX domain-containing protein encodes MSGETRVVYDGRIVRLELLGGKWEVVRHADAVAVLALNDAGEMLLVRQERRAVGAFTVEAPAGLIDAGETPEQAARRELQEEAGLDGDMTLITRFYSSPGFCDELLHVFEATNLRESKLPHDEDEEGIEVLWLPPAQVLAGLRDGSLVGSASTVAAALHAVTVLAGRQGGGA; translated from the coding sequence ATGAGCGGCGAGACGAGGGTGGTGTATGACGGGCGGATCGTGCGCCTGGAACTCTTAGGCGGCAAGTGGGAGGTGGTGCGCCACGCGGACGCGGTGGCGGTGCTGGCCCTGAACGACGCCGGGGAGATGCTGCTGGTCCGCCAGGAGCGGCGCGCGGTGGGTGCGTTCACCGTGGAGGCCCCGGCTGGCCTGATTGACGCTGGCGAGACGCCCGAGCAGGCCGCGCGGCGCGAGTTGCAGGAGGAGGCGGGTCTGGACGGCGACATGACGCTGATCACGCGCTTCTATTCCAGCCCGGGCTTCTGCGACGAGCTGCTGCACGTGTTCGAGGCGACGAACCTCCGCGAGAGCAAGCTGCCGCACGACGAGGACGAGGAGGGCATCGAGGTGCTGTGGCTGCCGCCCGCGCAGGTCCTGGCGGGGTTGCGGGACGGGTCGCTGGTGGGCAGTGCGTCCACGGTGGCGGCGGCCCTGCACGCCGTGACCGTCCTGGCGGGCCGCCAGGGTGGAGGCGCGTGA
- the ribF gene encoding riboflavin biosynthesis protein RibF, giving the protein MKTYVSPSQRPDTATVVAVGSFDGVHLGHQALIAQLKAKAREHRVPSVVYTFDPPTRVLTQGVEFLSTLPEKLDLLARYGVDETIAAAFTPEFASRPKEAFLDDLRLLRPRAIVVGEDFHFGRGRAGSAADLREVAPEVVVVPIHGLSGEDIKSTRVREYLKSGDVDGARRLLGRHYDAQGVVVQGDRLGRTIGWPTANIRVPDGKALPLGVFAVVAVGDHGRWHGMANVGFRPTVNGQDRRFEVHLFDFEGDLYGQELQVKFFTHLRGEQKFSGLDELKAQIARDAQAARDALKDVR; this is encoded by the coding sequence GTGAAGACGTACGTCTCGCCGAGTCAGCGGCCCGACACGGCCACGGTGGTCGCGGTGGGGTCGTTCGACGGGGTGCACCTAGGGCATCAGGCGCTCATCGCGCAGCTGAAGGCCAAGGCGCGCGAGCACCGGGTGCCCAGCGTGGTATACACCTTCGATCCGCCCACGCGGGTCCTGACGCAAGGCGTGGAGTTCCTGTCCACCCTCCCGGAGAAACTGGACCTGCTCGCCCGCTACGGCGTGGACGAGACCATCGCGGCGGCCTTCACGCCGGAGTTCGCGTCCCGCCCGAAGGAGGCGTTTCTGGATGACCTGCGCCTGCTGCGCCCGCGCGCAATTGTCGTCGGCGAGGACTTCCACTTTGGGCGGGGCCGCGCCGGGAGTGCCGCGGACCTGCGCGAGGTCGCGCCGGAGGTGGTTGTGGTGCCCATCCACGGCCTGAGCGGCGAGGACATCAAGAGCACCCGCGTGCGCGAGTACCTCAAGAGCGGCGATGTGGACGGCGCGCGGCGCCTGCTGGGCCGCCACTACGACGCGCAGGGCGTGGTCGTGCAGGGCGACCGCTTAGGCCGCACGATCGGCTGGCCCACCGCGAACATCCGCGTGCCGGACGGCAAGGCCCTGCCGCTAGGCGTGTTCGCGGTCGTGGCGGTGGGGGATCATGGGCGCTGGCACGGCATGGCGAACGTCGGCTTCCGCCCGACCGTCAATGGCCAGGACCGCCGCTTCGAGGTGCACCTGTTTGACTTCGAGGGCGACCTGTACGGACAGGAGTTGCAGGTCAAGTTCTTCACGCACCTGCGCGGCGAGCAGAAATTCAGCGGCCTGGACGAACTCAAGGCCCAGATTGCCCGTGACGCGCAGGCCGCCCGGGACGCCCTAAAGGACGTGCGGTGA